A single Defluviitalea saccharophila DNA region contains:
- the ybeY gene encoding rRNA maturation RNase YbeY — protein sequence MKIWMENNTSFQLSEKMNQLIEEIIVQALKEENYPLNVEVSITFVDNNEIQAINKEYRNIDQPTDVLSFPLLEFEDSVIGDNDSFSLEDLEEYLNPETGDLMLGDIIISIDKAIEQAKEYNHSLEREIGFLVSHSMFHLMGYDHMEEDEEKVMFEKQEKVLQTVGLSRS from the coding sequence ATGAAGATTTGGATGGAAAACAACACATCGTTTCAGTTAAGCGAGAAAATGAATCAATTAATAGAGGAGATCATAGTACAAGCGCTTAAGGAAGAAAACTACCCACTTAATGTTGAGGTAAGCATTACTTTTGTAGATAATAATGAAATACAAGCTATTAATAAGGAATATAGAAATATTGATCAACCTACGGATGTTCTTTCCTTTCCTCTATTAGAATTTGAAGATTCAGTGATTGGGGATAATGATTCATTTTCTTTAGAAGATTTAGAAGAATATTTAAATCCCGAAACTGGAGATTTGATGCTTGGAGATATTATTATTTCAATTGATAAAGCCATTGAACAGGCTAAAGAATATAACCATTCTCTCGAAAGGGAAATAGGTTTTTTAGTATCCCATAGCATGTTTCATTTAATGGGTTATGACCATATGGAAGAAGATGAGGAAAAAGTAATGTTTGAAAAGCAGGAGAAGGTATTACAGACTGTGGGACTCAGCAGATCATAA